One Rhizobiales bacterium GAS188 DNA window includes the following coding sequences:
- a CDS encoding 16S rRNA (uracil1498-N3)-methyltransferase, with translation MKEQDFGACRLFVEADLGIGRRVELSREQAHYLRHVLRLAEGATLRAFNGRDGEWRVSLIGDGRRGAMLEPLEPARPQTPPGDLDLLFAPLKHARLDYMVQKAVEMGASRLAPVITRHTQVARVNLERMRANAIEAAEQCGILSLPEITAPAPLAEAVAALETGRWLIFCDEAAEQRDPVTCLRGVDRGPAAVLIGPEGGFAEEERRLLLARPRTLRLSLGPRIMRADTAAVAALAIVQASLGDWA, from the coding sequence ATGAAAGAGCAGGATTTCGGCGCTTGCCGGTTATTCGTCGAGGCCGATCTCGGCATTGGGAGACGCGTCGAGCTGTCGCGCGAGCAGGCGCATTATCTGCGCCATGTGCTGCGCTTGGCCGAAGGGGCGACGCTGCGCGCCTTCAATGGCCGCGACGGGGAGTGGCGCGTAAGCCTCATCGGCGATGGGCGGCGCGGAGCTATGCTCGAGCCGCTGGAGCCGGCGCGCCCGCAAACGCCTCCGGGCGACCTCGACCTGCTGTTTGCGCCGCTCAAGCATGCCCGCCTCGACTATATGGTGCAAAAGGCGGTTGAAATGGGCGCTTCGCGCCTTGCGCCGGTGATCACGCGTCACACCCAGGTTGCAAGGGTCAATCTCGAGCGCATGCGCGCCAATGCGATCGAGGCCGCCGAGCAATGCGGCATCCTCTCCCTGCCGGAGATCACAGCGCCTGCACCGCTCGCCGAGGCGGTGGCCGCCCTCGAAACCGGCAGATGGCTGATATTCTGCGACGAGGCGGCCGAGCAACGCGACCCCGTGACGTGCCTGCGCGGCGTCGATCGCGGCCCGGCGGCGGTGCTCATCGGCCCAGAAGGCGGCTTCGCGGAAGAGGAACGTCGCCTGCTGCTCGCAAGGCCGAGGACGCTGCGCCTGTCGCTCGGGCCCCGCATCATGCGGGCCGATACGGCGGCGGTCGCGGCGCTCGCCATCGTGCAGGCCTCTCTCGGCGATTGGGCCTAG